AAATTGCCAAATTACTTGTCTTTTGATCTTTAGACAAATTAGCAAGTTGCTGAGGCATATTTCGCTTGTCTTTCCAGTTCCATATATCAAGGTTAACTACTTCCTCCTCAATTCTGGATGTATCTTTAACCAGATATCTCGGGAGCGTTCCAAGGAAAAGTCTATGCCCGTTTTTCGAAAACTCCGGTTTAAAATCGGCACTAACAAAAAGATTTTTGGCTCCAGCCAGAATATTGGTATCCGCTATTATTTTCGGATTTTCATTGACTTGCCATTGCAATAATTGAAAATTCTTCACCAAGGCTTTTTGGGTAGTATCCGGATCAAAAATAGCGGCAAACTGACTCCCTGTTTCGTCAGAAACCAGATGTTTATAGTTGCCTTTTTCTTTGTTAATCATGTTATATTTCTGTGCTTCTGTTGAAAAAGAATATAAGCCCGATTTGAAAGTACTATCCTTACCGGTTGTATAGAAAATCAATGTTTTTGCTTCGGAATCAAAATGATAGGAATTGACATACGGAAACTTATGTAAAGTGTTGTTTTTCAAACTATAAACATTCAAAATTGAACCATTTATTTCTGACTCCTTTTTACTTTTTTTAGCTTTCGAGGCTGAGTCTGTTTTGTTGACTGGATTACTCAGAAAGGCTACCCAATCGGTTGATTTTTCGGGGAAAACAAAACTCTTTACATTGCCAAATTTTATGGTTTCATGGGTATTCAAATTTTGAAAACCCAGGCTGTCTTTGGGCATATCATCTTTCTTAAGTTTCCTGATTTTCGCCTCTTTGACTTCTTTTTTATAGGGAGAGATTTTGAATGCTGCCCATTGCGAGTCTTTACTCAGCCATAAGTCTGATGCCCGTTCTATAGAATCAATGGCATTGCCCCTTAAAGGATAAAACACCAGTCGGGAGTCGCCATCCTGTGGTGCAAGAATATAGGCCGCCCACTGGCCGTTTTCACTTATTTTGGTCTCATTGATGGCATTCCAGCCATCGTAATCGCTATGATTAAGAGGCCTTTTCTGAGCAAAGGAAAGTTGTGAAAGAAGCAGGCAAAAAAATAGAATTTGTTTCATGGTTGGTTATCGGGAGGAACTAATTTTTGGAAAAATCAAAATTTTAATTTGTAAAAAAAAAGCTTGTCAAATTTAGCAAAAATATATCCAAAATAAAAGGGGGGCGAATCAGACATTCGCCCCCCACTTTGGGAAATATTTGGTAATGCTTTATTCAGAAGCCAAATCTACTTAGATGGCTGATAAACAATCATCTAAGTAATTGAAAATTATTGTAGTTTTAAAATTACCAAACTAATTACAGAAAGTACAATGGCTACTATCCAGAAACGGGTAACAATTTTAGCCTCATGGTAGCCTTTTTTCTGATAATGATGGTGCAATGGTGCCATTTTAAACAACCGGTTTTCCCGGGCAAATTCAATTCCATTTTTCTTTTTTTGATATTTAAAATAAGCCACCTGAAGAATTACAGAAAGGTTTTCGACCAGGAATATTCCACATAAAAGCGGAATCATGAGCTCTTTCCTTAAAATCAATGCCATGGTAGCAATTACACTACCCAACATTAGACTACCTGTATCACCCATAAATACTTGTGCGGGGAATGCATTGTACCAAAGGAACCCGATACAAGCCCCCAAAAAAGCAGCGGCAAAAATTACCATTTCGCCTGAGTTAGGGATAAGCATTATATTGAGGTATTCGGCAAAAATCTTATTTCCAGACAGATAAGCAAAAATAGCTAGTGTTAATCCGATAATTGCAGAAGTACCCGCCGCTAATCCATCAATTCCATCTGTAATATTAGCAGCGTTGGAAACGGCTGTTATGATAAAAATACAAATAAAAACATAGGGCAACCAACCCAAACTAGCCGGTAAGTAGCTGGATAGTATGTCGTAATCGAGTAAATTATTTTTAAGAAAAGGAACAGTGGTTATCAAAGAATGCTTATCGATAAATTTTCCGCCTCCCAAAAACTCCCGCACTACAACATGCTGATTATAATACAAAGTAAGACCTACAATTAAACCTAAACCTACCTGCCCAATGACTTTAAAAATGCCTTTAAGGCCTTGTTTGTCTTTTTTGAAAACTTTGATGTAATCGTCGGCAAAGCCAATCATGGTAGTCCAGATGGTGGCAATTATAAGAAGCAAAATATAGACATTATCAAGTCTGGCAAACAAAAGTACAGGTATCAACAAAGAGGCGATAATGATAAAGCCCCCCATTGTAGGTGTACCCCTTTTTTCCAACTGGCCATGAAGTCCCAGGTCTCTGATACTTTCTCCTATCTGCAATTTTTGTAACTTATAAATGATGGGCTTACCATAAATGGCGGCAATCATCAATGACAAAATAGTTGCCGCTGATGCCCTGAAAGAGATGTATTTAAACACACCGGCTCCGGGAAAATCAAATACATGATCCAGATAGTTGAAAATATAATAAAGCATTGTTTTAGGGGTAATAATAGTCGTTGGTACAAAGTTAATTGAAATATTTCGGATAAATGAAAGTAGTAACTATCCTGTTAAAATTTCCTGAAATATTTTTGGAAATTATCACTCAGTCAAACCGGTAACATCTGTTTACACTTGCGTGATCTTTAAATAAAATAATCTTTCTTTGTGTTGTAATTGAAGTATGTTGAAAAATACTTATTTCTTTCGACTTTTCAGATCCGGGATATTTAAGTTCATACATCATGAAAGGTTTATTGATTGTCAAGGGGAAGAATTTATGACTATTGACAAAATTAGGCTTAAACAGAGTTTTTACATAATAATCATTATTTACCTCGGCGATTGTATTATTCCCTTTTTCATTTGATAAAACAAAAATACTATGATCAAGCATCCTTGTATCAAAATTGTAGCCTGTTTTCCAATTTTCATTGGAATCAAAATTTAGGTTTTTTGTAATGAATTCCTTCTTAGAAGGTTGATATACAACAATTTCAGGCTTAGAAAAGTCTAAGTTAGTGGGAATAAGCATAAGATTCCCTTCTGTATCAAACTTAACTCTCGATGTAAAGTAATTTTGTATATTTATTTGTTTTTGAAGGATTAGTTTTCTTTGTAATACATCAAATTTAAGAATGCTGATAAGGTTAGACTCTTTTTCACTGTATGCCGTGACAATAAAAAGATTGCCTTCCTTATCCTCAATTGTTTTCCAAACTCCAAAGTTCTTTATCCCCTTAAAAACATAATTCCCTGTGTATTGAATACTACCTCCTAAGGTTTTTGCTACCACCAGCTCTGCATCATTTTCTTTTTGATAATTGTTAGAATTGCCAATAATAAAGAAGTTTCCATCTGACGACGGGTTTGGAATATTGTAATTAATGTATTCGAATTTTTGTGTAAAATATGCTGATAAATCAAATATATTCTGATGGTTCCATGTAAATTTTTCATCGTACGTATTGATAATCTGACGATTTACATTTGAAAATATTTCTGAAGAATAATTAAAAATTGTGTTGTTGGAAAAATAAGTATATTCTTTGAAGTTTGCAGGAATATTAGGATATTGAGTAATGATTGAATCTTTAAAAGAAATTGTAAGATATTGATTTTCAGATTTTAACGGCGAAACACAATTGGGACCAAGTTGAGATTTATCAAAAAAATCTTTCATTACACTTAGACTTACTCTTTCCTCATCAGAAGCTATCACCCCAACCTCATAATTTACCAAAGCCTCCAGCTTTTTCTCTGAAATTATTTCTTCGTTGATAATCCATTGATTACATGAGCTAAAAACAAAAATCAATAACAAAAAGAAAAAATATTTCATGTTATATGGATATTAAAATGAATAATTTAAACTAATGCCAAATGAGCCCAACAATTTTGAAGTCACTCCATTCAACACAATATCAGGTTCTTTTAATCTGACAAAGTCCTCTTTTACAAAGTAGAATGTCCAGTTAAAGTTCAAAGACACAGGCTTATTATTACCGAGCCTGATTCCTAGCTGAGGAGCTGGAATATAGTTGTATATCTTTTCTTTAAAGTAAAATCCATTATAAAAAATTCCTGAATAGCCTGTATATAAACCAAAAGAAGAGTTTATTTTTTTATAAAGAAGCAGATGATGTGAATAACTCAGATTTTTGGATTCTTTGTTATAACCAAACAAATGTGGAGTAAGCCCAATACCAAGACCACTTTCTATTTTAAATTTGGTATTCAAGGGAAAAATTCTTGAATAGGCCATTCCTATATAAGGCGTGTTCCCCAAAATCTGACCAGAAATAATATTTCTGGGCTCTTGGTTTTTAGAATTTGAAAATAAGCTTAGAGGATCCCAATACAATTTGTGAAAAAAACCGGATTTTCTGGTTGAATCTGCCGTCTGAGCAAATAAATTATTTGAGAATACAAGAAATAAAAATATTA
The sequence above is a segment of the Cytophagaceae bacterium genome. Coding sequences within it:
- a CDS encoding phospho-N-acetylmuramoyl-pentapeptide-transferase, producing the protein MLYYIFNYLDHVFDFPGAGVFKYISFRASAATILSLMIAAIYGKPIIYKLQKLQIGESIRDLGLHGQLEKRGTPTMGGFIIIASLLIPVLLFARLDNVYILLLIIATIWTTMIGFADDYIKVFKKDKQGLKGIFKVIGQVGLGLIVGLTLYYNQHVVVREFLGGGKFIDKHSLITTVPFLKNNLLDYDILSSYLPASLGWLPYVFICIFIITAVSNAANITDGIDGLAAGTSAIIGLTLAIFAYLSGNKIFAEYLNIMLIPNSGEMVIFAAAFLGACIGFLWYNAFPAQVFMGDTGSLMLGSVIATMALILRKELMIPLLCGIFLVENLSVILQVAYFKYQKKKNGIEFARENRLFKMAPLHHHYQKKGYHEAKIVTRFWIVAIVLSVISLVILKLQ